The DNA window TGAAGGAAGCTACCCCGGACGAACCAACTTCACAACATCTGACCGAATCTGGTTGGTAGTAATGCGCTTAAGCGAGAGTCCATGCACAGGTTAGTGATTAAGTTCGCTTGACAAGCTTTCATCTGGATAACTTAGCAAAAGTTTTAGCTTCTCCTTATTTGAATTAGTCCTTTGCTGATGATTTGATTCATCTGGACATGAAATTCAATTAATGTGGaatgtatttctatttttgtgaaatcagttttggcaaaaaatttagcctttttaaaaaatgatgaagAATATACATGGTTTACTTAGTGCAGTGAGTTTGAGGTCAATGGTGTTTGGAGTAATACCAAAATATCGAATGCTACACATATTACATCTAACTCGGGCTATTGCGAAATCATGAACAAGTTTGGAACCCGCAGACGTCGAGGAGAGTTCAAAATCAACAGCAGAGGAGCGATCTAAGTGTTGGCCCTCACACAGCATACGGTAACTCTGGTTATTTCGAATCGGATTCTATATTGCACCTTTGTTCAACATCGAAAAgttcttaattattttctttaggCACAGAATTTTACCATGTTCTGTCAATTTCCACAAGCATAGTTTTAAATTTACTTGATACACTATGATCATAAGAGATGTTGTGGTCGTGTTTGAATTTGTTCATTTCTGTTTACCATAGTAAAATCTAAAAACTAGTTCTTGCCATAGCCCTTTCATTGAATAAAAACATGTCAATTACCATCAAAATTAGTTCAAAATTTCTGCAGACAACACCAAGAAATATTTACAGAGTTAGCAGAGATTTCAAAAGGAAAATGTAGTATACACCTAATTTCACAGTTGATACACAGATTCTTATGTACAAGCTCTCACATGTACAAGTTGGCATTACCCGTTGAGAATTTGTCATGTACGAGTTACGACACGTATCGATGTCATGTCATCTAACCGTTCCTGGGCTCAACCTGGTCCTGGCGATGGGACTCTTCCTAACTCTTGGCTGTAACAAGTAATTTTTTTCACCAAGTTAATTCAGGGTATATGGCAAACTTACATCCAAGCTACTATGTGAATGAAACTAATGAAGAATAATATGCATCAACGTTTCGTGCAGGTGGGTGTTACGATTGAACCTAATCATCTATGAGATGCGCTGGATATATACTTACACTAATACTTGTTGCAGAAGCATGTGGATCTTGTTCGGCCTTTTGAGCACCTGCTCTCCCGGGTCTACGTGACAATCTGTGGTATAACTCCTTCATATGATTATACGTGCTGCAGTAAAAACGCAACGCATTAAACAAAACTACAGTATCAATCTGATATTCACAACTGAATATGAGAACAGCGCTTTCTTGAATTCTGTCTTTTCTTGTATCTAGTACTTCACTACTATTTACTCCAATTAAACTAAGTTTCACATCAGAGATGCAATACTGAGATAACATGGCTAAATGTGCGAGAAATACCTTAGCCGATGTCTGTTGCACGCGGTGAAGAAAGCCACAAAACCATTGAGGATACTCCGGAGAGCACGGAAAATCTGAAAAAGGACTGTAAATgagcaaagaaaaaaaataaacaggCACACTCAAGTGGCAAGGGTAGAATAGTACAACGAAACTACCTGAGAGAAAAGGTCGTTCCACAGCGAGCGCCAGATTGAAACCTCATACGAGCTCACTGTTGATTCAACATCCCTAGAAAAACTAACTAGGCTGCCAGCGAATAGCAACAAATCTCCAACCATTTCATAAATGGGTGTACATAAGGATGCGACGAGACTACAAAATCCAAGTACTAATCGGATTGGAGCATAAAGGAGTTCCCACAGGATCCAGAATAAGGGATATATAACTGATATTGCTGCAATCAAACACAACAAACGAAATTATATTTACGTAAAAACAACTTAGAAATCCAAAGAATAGAAAAGAAGGATGTAAACTCACCAATATTCCATACAAGAGACAAGATATACCACAATGGCAGCAGTAACATCTCTATGAGGTCTCCGACCATTGTGAAACAAGACCCAGCCACCATCCATGTGACTGAAAAGAGATTCTCGGCGACTTCCGCGAGCACAGTCCAAAGAGGAAGTAAGAATTCCAAGAACTCAGCAAATGGCCCAGCCATTGGCTCTATAACTAGTGTGAAAAATGAACGAATAGTTCTTGTTGCAGAAAGAAACCATTTAATTGCCTTTTGAGAATTATGAAGGAATAACATGGTCCCTAAATACTTGATTCTTGAAATCATTTCCAATGATTCTATCCAATCGAACAGGGGCCCGAACAACCTAGATGCTGTGGCTTTAAGGAGAGGTACATTTTTGTACAAGTCGTAAAACCCAATGAGGACAGTGATGACCGATATAAGCACGTAGCAAGCTCTGGCCAAGGGACACATCCATGGACGATAAAGATGGCAGAACACTGGATAGGATTGAAGGAAAATAACCCACGATGGAAGCCCAGCTTCAAGTAGAGTGAGTAACCGCAAATCAGACATAATTATGTCTCTTAATTTGAAAGGAAGGTCACGATCATCGAAGCGGAACAAAATGAGAACATCACGGTACATGGAAGACTGGAGTGTTTCTTCACAGTCACTCATATCCTCAGCATTTTCGGCATCTGCTTCTTCAGAAGATGATCCGAGATCAAAGTGTACAGGACTCGTAAGTTTCCGCCTTTTGTAAGGAGAACCATCAGGAGGAGGCGTGTGCAATCTATGTGTCAGGTTTTGCATCGGTACTGAATACGCGCTGAAACTACTACTCGAAGAGCATGGAGATTCACCTTCAACATTCGTGCCATCACTTGCGATATCGGCCTTCTTGTCAGTCCTTGGGAAACTTTCGTGTGCATCATGGAAAACTTCCCCTGTCACAAGGTCGATTTTAGGAACAATCTGGAGAATATATTGGGATACGGAACATACATAAAGATGAGACACTTTGTAGATAACAGAAAAATCACATGATAAACAGCAAACCTAAAGTAGGTTTTTCTCGTTGAGCACATTTCAAACAGGGAAAATGGATTGTTGGATTCTGACAACCAAGGTTCTAGCATTGTTTAATGTAACATCCATCATTTTTAGCAACTTTGATGCAGTCCAGTTTTAAGAGTAGAATAATCAATTTAATGTATGACTGGAGAAGTTCACATAAAATTAGACTGCATATGTACAAGGAACATTAACTGCCCCAACTCCCCCACCCcccaataaagaaaaaaagctGAGAAAAGCTAAGAAAACACAGACACACACAAGTCATTCGATGTTTTTGTTTAAGTTCATAATCTTGGAACAGTGGTGATGTATCTCAGACTCAGTGATGTTTCTTTTTTCTTGCTCGTTGAAGATCCACATAATGATCAAATGCATGAAGCAAGTGAGATGACAAGAGTATAATTAAATGTAGAGCAATACTCTGGAAGGAGGTAAATTCACCACTACCTATTGTAGCATCCAAATGGTGTTTCAAAAGGATCTGTTCGTTGCGGGTCCCAGGGAACCATGAAGGAATCAAGTCTGCTGCTTGGGCTAAGCTATCGAATTCCCACCTTCTCATGACTTTAGCCTCAATTGCAAGCGAGGTATCAGTCTTACCATGAAACAAAAAAGAAATGGATACTCAGAGTCACTGAATAGATTTAAGTGTGTCGCTTGTAACAAAAAAATTCAAGATTAGCTACCTGAAGTTCGTTCAAATAGTTAATACCACGTACGTCACTCCACGCAACCTCAAAGACAATAAATCCATACAAGGTTCTGTGCAACTTGCTGTTCGCAATCAAAGAATTTTTAAGCTTCTTCACGGGTAACAAAGCCCTCTTCCGGGACAAGGTGACCGCATCAATTAATGAGAACCACTGTTTGAAGTTTTTCAATTTACTTGTGTTTGATGAGGGAGAAATCTCTAAATCCGAAAGTTGTCTCAACTTCCTACCCTCCTTCCTCTTCGTGTTTGCAAAGGGGGACAACCTGGACTGCAGCACAATCACCAGAATCACTCAAATCACCCGAGCCAATGGCCACAAATCAAAGCTACAAAAACGTGATTAACCAGAGATGTTTCAGCAACCTTAGTGACCATCAGCTGCCACAAATGCGTGGGCCGTGACACAAGATCCTTCAACCACGGCCGGTTGTCCACCAAGATGTAGAACTTCCCACGGTCAGAGGCCACAAATAGGCTCAGATGTGAAAGATAGGACTGCAAATCCCTGCTCAAAATTACCAGAATAAATCAATTTCTTCATCTTATAGAACTACTTTCATATCCATCATCAAATCCCCATCCCCGTCACTACTTTTATAGAGAGAATTCAATTCAATCAAAAATTCAGAAATCACACAATCAGCTATTGATGGAACTACTTTTAGAGAGAGAATCTGATTCAATAAAATTTCAGCAAACGTACACTTTACTAATACTCCACTTAATTGATGGAACtactttaaaaaagaaaatttcaaCTAACAAAAAGTTGAGCAAACATACAATCAACTGATAATTACACTAACGAAACAAATAACTCTAAAAGAGAAATGAATTCAATCAAAACTTAGCAAACATAAAATCAGCAAAAATTatccaacacatgcaaaggcGACAAGAAACAGATAAAAACGTCAAAATAGCCTTACAAACAAGATCACGCCACATATATTTTCACGActtcaatattttcaaatattccACCGCttataaagtagaaaaaaaaaacgaaacatcaaaacaaaataaaaaaaattacccaATTTGTAAGCCTGTCAACGGAAACACGCAGCGGCCATTGTCTCCATTCGCCATCTGAATCTCCGCTCTTTCTCAAAAACACAACTGTTccatcaaaacaacaaaattctCAAACGCGTTCGATCCCAATACCAACACACcatccaaaaaaaatacaaaaaaagcAGCTCAGCACAACAAATCAAAGGAATCAAAACCTGAGGCAGACAATGCAAGTGTGAGCTGATCACGCGAATTCCATAACAATTGCTGCGGAGCACAATCGAAACGGCAGGCGGCACTACAACAGAACTTCATTAAAcagaaaaagttcaaaataaataaaaaaaacaatagcCAAAGGCTGCGATCGGCGCTTTGATGGCGCAATCAATGGATAAGAACAACAACTGCTGGAGCCACGCGCCGATAAATgaaaatgagacagaaaatgcCTAGAATTAGTGAGGAAAATTCGCAATTAATGCATAGGAGAGAGAGATTGCAGCGGATTGAATGCGAATTTCGGATTTTCGGATTTGGAGCAAAGGTTTTTGGTGAGGGGATAGAGAGGCATAGCGGTGTTGGCCTAGAGAGGGAGACACGTTTACTGCGTGAGAGAGAGGAGAAGTTTTGTCTGGtctgatgagagagaaacgGGTTGACATGCTTGATTTGTTTATGAACCGGATAAGGGTAGTTTCGGTATTTCAGAAGCTTCCCGCCACTTGCAAATCCACAGCGTGGAATGGATATATTCTTTGTGGAGATGACAATAATGATGtgatcaattatttttttcatgtgCTATTTAATTAGTAATTACCATATTCGAATAGGCTACAACTAGGATTTTTATTTAGATTTTGAGTGTAAGACTACAAATTTATGGAAATGAATGACTTCGGAATATTTTGAGAACAAGGCGAAGACTTttttaaatacataattatatttCTAAAATTACATGGGTGAAAAATATAGtattacataatttatattcataaatttgaaagtaaaaaatacatatataaagTTCCAACTTTGGACATGGATTAATTCCTTGTATATCTCCAATTTATATTCACATATTtgaaagtaaaaaaatacatatataaagTTCCAACTTTGCACATGGATTAATTATTGATAAATGCCTTGTGTATCTCCAATTGTAAGGAGGATCTTGTGCTCTCTTCTTTGTTGTAAGCTTCCAATAGCTTATTGTACAACACACGATCTGACGCCTCATCAAGTGAAGATTGAACATTGCGTGATGCTCAAGGTGTTGGTGCCTTTTGCGGCACTGGTTGAGCTTCTCTCCCCCTTCGTCCTTCGCTATTTTCTTCGCGCCTTTTGTTGAATAGGATTGCGGCTACTCAGTTTGAAGCTCTCGCTCCCACCCACTTTGTTGCTCGGTCGGGCAGATCCGATTACGCCGCTCGTGCATCATTGCTCGTGGTACATGTGCTTTGACATTGTTGAAATTTATTAGGAATCATTGTTTAAAAAATTTATGGTGTTAGAAtccaatattaattaaatgggagGGAAATTCCACTTTTTAATTCATGTTTGACATTGAATTCGTCTCAGTTAGTCTTCCACCTTATTGCATAAAGGAATGATGCAAATTATTATGCCCGCAGGGGcatagcgcagttggcaacggaggggcagatcttgctgcaatgaggcTGGGTTCGAATCTCACTgatgtcgtgtagttgcttccatctctcaggcataagtgtgaggccttgggagatgggcttctggcaaccagtgggttaaggcctcccccttaacgggctatcGCGTACCatgattgaaccccctcacatgatgtcgggccggagtgtggggccgccaaggcgacggaatcaCCTTTTTTGCTGCAATGATGCAAATTATTATGTCATACATACATTTATTTGAATGA is part of the Salvia splendens isolate huo1 chromosome 22, SspV2, whole genome shotgun sequence genome and encodes:
- the LOC121787343 gene encoding uncharacterized protein LOC121787343 isoform X2: MANGDNGRCVFPLTGLQIGDLQSYLSHLSLFVASDRGKFYILVDNRPWLKDLVSRPTHLWQLMVTKSRLSPFANTKRKEGRKLRQLSDLEISPSSNTSKLKNFKQWFSLIDAVTLSRKRALLPVKKLKNSLIANSKLHRTLYGFIVFEVAWSDVRGINYLNELQTDTSLAIEAKVMRRWEFDSLAQAADLIPSWFPGTRNEQILLKHHLDATIGEVFHDAHESFPRTDKKADIASDGTNVEGESPCSSSSSFSAYSVPMQNLTHRLHTPPPDGSPYKRRKLTSPVHFDLGSSSEEADAENAEDMSDCEETLQSSMYRDVLILFRFDDRDLPFKLRDIIMSDLRLLTLLEAGLPSWVIFLQSYPVFCHLYRPWMCPLARACYVLISVITVLIGFYDLYKNVPLLKATASRLFGPLFDWIESLEMISRIKYLGTMLFLHNSQKAIKWFLSATRTIRSFFTLVIEPMAGPFAEFLEFLLPLWTVLAEVAENLFSVTWMVAGSCFTMVGDLIEMLLLPLWYILSLVWNIAISVIYPLFWILWELLYAPIRLVLGFCSLVASLCTPIYEMVGDLLLFAGSLVSFSRDVESTVSSYEVSIWRSLWNDLFSQIFRALRSILNGFVAFFTACNRHRLSTYNHMKELYHRLSRRPGRAGAQKAEQDPHASATSISPRVRKSPIARTRLSPGTVR
- the LOC121787343 gene encoding uncharacterized protein LOC121787343 isoform X1, yielding MANGDNGRCVFPLTGLQIGDLQSYLSHLSLFVASDRGKFYILVDNRPWLKDLVSRPTHLWQLMVTKSRLSPFANTKRKEGRKLRQLSDLEISPSSNTSKLKNFKQWFSLIDAVTLSRKRALLPVKKLKNSLIANSKLHRTLYGFIVFEVAWSDVRGINYLNELQTDTSLAIEAKVMRRWEFDSLAQAADLIPSWFPGTRNEQILLKHHLDATIGREVFHDAHESFPRTDKKADIASDGTNVEGESPCSSSSSFSAYSVPMQNLTHRLHTPPPDGSPYKRRKLTSPVHFDLGSSSEEADAENAEDMSDCEETLQSSMYRDVLILFRFDDRDLPFKLRDIIMSDLRLLTLLEAGLPSWVIFLQSYPVFCHLYRPWMCPLARACYVLISVITVLIGFYDLYKNVPLLKATASRLFGPLFDWIESLEMISRIKYLGTMLFLHNSQKAIKWFLSATRTIRSFFTLVIEPMAGPFAEFLEFLLPLWTVLAEVAENLFSVTWMVAGSCFTMVGDLIEMLLLPLWYILSLVWNIAISVIYPLFWILWELLYAPIRLVLGFCSLVASLCTPIYEMVGDLLLFAGSLVSFSRDVESTVSSYEVSIWRSLWNDLFSQIFRALRSILNGFVAFFTACNRHRLSTYNHMKELYHRLSRRPGRAGAQKAEQDPHASATSISPRVRKSPIARTRLSPGTVR